The Rhizobium sp. BT03 genome has a window encoding:
- the phoB gene encoding phosphate regulon transcriptional regulator PhoB → MIPRVAVVEDEEALSVLLRYNLEAEGFEVDTILRGDEAEIRLQERTPDLLILDWMLPGVSGIELCRRLRMRPETERLPIIMLTARGEESERVRGLSTGADDYVVKPFSTPELVARVKAMLRRARPEVLSTVLKCGDIELDRETHRVHRKSREVRLGPTEFRLLEFLMSSPGRVFSRSQLLDGVWGHDIYVDERTVDVHVGRLRKALNFSNMQDVIRTVRGAGYSMEA, encoded by the coding sequence ATGATCCCGAGAGTTGCAGTTGTTGAAGACGAGGAAGCCCTGAGCGTGCTTCTCCGCTACAATCTCGAAGCTGAGGGCTTCGAGGTCGATACCATCCTTCGTGGCGACGAGGCCGAAATCAGGCTTCAGGAGCGCACGCCCGACCTTCTCATCCTCGACTGGATGCTGCCCGGCGTCTCCGGCATCGAGCTTTGCCGGCGCCTGCGCATGCGGCCGGAAACCGAGCGCCTGCCGATCATCATGCTGACGGCGCGCGGCGAGGAGAGCGAGCGCGTCCGCGGATTGTCGACGGGCGCCGACGATTATGTCGTCAAGCCTTTCTCGACCCCGGAACTCGTCGCCCGCGTCAAGGCGATGCTGCGCCGCGCCCGCCCCGAGGTACTGTCGACCGTGCTGAAATGCGGCGATATCGAACTCGACCGCGAAACCCACCGCGTCCACCGCAAGAGCCGCGAAGTCCGCCTCGGTCCCACCGAATTCCGCCTCTTGGAATTCCTGATGTCGTCGCCCGGCCGGGTCTTTTCCCGCTCGCAGCTCTTGGACGGCGTCTGGGGCCACGACATCTACGTCGACGAACGCACCGTCGACGTCCATGTCGGCCGCCTGCGCAAGGCGCTGAACTTCTCCAACATGCAAGACGTCATCCGCACCGTCCGCGGCGCCGGCTATTCGATGGAAGCCTGA
- the pstA gene encoding phosphate ABC transporter permease PstA, translating to MTDIVSPTSGVTISKAPARRDIGIKRRYAAERRFQAYGIAAIAFGLVFLFILLWTVIGKGYTAFQQTAITLPIEFSEKTIDPSNKRATDPSVLIAANYPVLLRDAIVKQLNINASSKPDVRDAAAMLSKGAPIQLRDMVVADPSIIGKTVNVTVLADANVDSANKGQIDLSVDEKNRKVNDKQVGWMNELKASGALHKQFNTGLFVNGNSSRPEAAGLGVALIGSLYLMLIVLVLSLPIGVAASIYLEEFAPKNRLTDLIEVNINNLAAVPSIVYGLLGLSVFINFVGLPRSASLVGGLVLTLMTLPTIIIATRAALRAVPPSIRAAALGLGASKMQMVFHHVLPLAMPGILTGTIIGLAHALGETAPLLLIGMVAFVANAPTTPLDPSTALPVQVYMWANEAERAFVERTSGAIIVLLLFLIVMNMGAILLRRRFERRW from the coding sequence ATGACGGATATTGTTTCTCCCACATCAGGCGTCACCATCTCCAAGGCGCCGGCGCGCCGCGATATCGGCATCAAGCGCCGCTACGCCGCCGAGCGCCGGTTCCAGGCCTATGGCATCGCCGCCATCGCCTTCGGTCTCGTTTTCCTGTTCATTCTGTTGTGGACGGTGATCGGCAAAGGCTACACCGCCTTCCAGCAGACGGCGATCACCCTGCCGATCGAATTCTCCGAGAAGACGATCGACCCCAGCAACAAGCGTGCGACTGACCCTTCGGTGCTGATCGCCGCCAATTACCCGGTTCTGCTGCGCGATGCGATCGTCAAGCAGCTGAATATCAATGCCTCGAGCAAGCCCGACGTGCGCGATGCAGCCGCCATGCTCTCCAAGGGCGCGCCGATCCAGCTGCGCGACATGGTCGTCGCCGACCCGTCGATCATCGGCAAGACGGTCAATGTCACCGTGCTTGCCGACGCCAATGTCGATAGCGCCAACAAGGGCCAGATCGACCTTTCGGTCGATGAGAAGAACCGCAAAGTCAACGACAAGCAGGTTGGCTGGATGAACGAGCTGAAGGCGAGCGGCGCTCTGCACAAGCAGTTCAACACCGGCCTCTTCGTCAACGGCAATTCCAGCCGTCCGGAGGCTGCAGGCCTTGGCGTCGCCCTCATCGGCTCGCTCTACCTGATGCTGATCGTGCTGGTGCTCTCCCTGCCGATCGGTGTCGCCGCCTCGATCTATCTCGAGGAGTTTGCCCCGAAGAACCGGCTGACGGATCTGATCGAGGTCAACATCAACAACCTCGCCGCCGTCCCGTCGATCGTCTACGGTCTGCTCGGCCTTTCCGTCTTCATCAATTTCGTCGGCCTGCCGCGTTCGGCGTCGCTGGTCGGCGGCCTGGTGCTGACGCTGATGACCCTGCCGACGATCATCATCGCGACGCGCGCGGCTCTGCGCGCCGTGCCGCCGTCGATCCGCGCCGCAGCGCTCGGCCTCGGCGCTTCGAAGATGCAGATGGTGTTCCACCATGTTCTGCCGCTCGCCATGCCCGGCATCCTCACAGGCACGATCATCGGCTTGGCGCATGCGCTCGGCGAAACCGCGCCGCTGCTCCTGATCGGCATGGTCGCCTTCGTCGCCAACGCGCCGACGACACCGCTCGATCCCTCGACGGCCCTGCCGGTGCAGGTCTATATGTGGGCCAACGAGGCCGAACGGGCCTTCGTCGAGCGTACTTCGGGTGCCATCATCGTCCTGCTCCTGTTCCTGATCGTCATGAACATGGGCGCCATCCTCTTGCGTCGTCGCTTCGAGCGCCGCTGGTAA
- the pstB gene encoding phosphate ABC transporter ATP-binding protein PstB, whose translation MNMLTEAAVEKALDQKMSNVPYKMIGQDVSVYYGEKRALFDVNLNIRENTVTALIGPSGCGKSTFLRSLNRMNDTIDGCRVAGKITLDGDDIYDPDIDVVELRARVGMVFQKPNPFPKTIYENVSYGPRIHGLAKSKADLDQIVETSLQRAGLWNEVKDRVHESGTGLSGGQQQRLCIARAVAVSPEVILMDEPCSALDPIATAKVEELIHELRENYTIVIVTHSMQQAARVSQRTAMFHLGNLVEENDTDKMFTNPDDPRTQDYIMGRFG comes from the coding sequence ATGAACATGTTGACGGAAGCTGCAGTTGAAAAGGCGCTGGATCAGAAGATGAGCAACGTCCCGTATAAGATGATCGGCCAGGATGTCTCGGTTTACTACGGCGAGAAGCGCGCGCTTTTCGATGTGAACCTGAACATCCGCGAAAACACCGTAACCGCGCTGATCGGCCCGTCGGGCTGCGGCAAGTCGACCTTCCTGCGGAGCCTGAACCGCATGAACGACACGATCGACGGCTGCCGCGTCGCCGGCAAGATCACGCTGGACGGCGACGACATCTATGATCCCGATATCGACGTCGTCGAACTGCGCGCCCGCGTCGGCATGGTCTTCCAGAAGCCGAACCCGTTCCCGAAGACGATCTATGAAAACGTCTCCTACGGCCCGCGCATCCATGGCCTTGCCAAGTCGAAGGCCGATCTCGACCAGATCGTCGAGACCAGCCTGCAGCGCGCCGGCCTCTGGAACGAGGTCAAGGACCGCGTGCACGAATCCGGCACCGGCCTCTCCGGCGGTCAGCAGCAGCGCCTCTGCATTGCGCGTGCCGTCGCCGTCAGCCCCGAAGTCATCCTGATGGACGAGCCCTGCTCGGCGCTCGACCCGATCGCCACCGCCAAGGTCGAGGAGCTGATCCACGAGCTGCGCGAGAACTACACGATCGTCATCGTCACCCACTCCATGCAGCAGGCCGCGCGCGTCTCGCAGCGCACCGCCATGTTCCACCTCGGCAATCTCGTCGAGGAGAACGACACCGACAAGATGTTCACCAATCCCGACGATCCGCGCACCCAGGACTACATCATGGGTCGCTTCGGCTGA
- the phoR gene encoding phosphate regulon sensor histidine kinase PhoR, whose product MARIRRERPVLLAAIVSALAALAAGMNKWVVLGLLLIMIVTALFNEAPVIKDEPAEPVEIAPEVPPSRLPEVSATLAGLDIPVMVLSDDASVLFQNRAAEKAFGEVALGAHISGRMRSPGVLDMVRETIATNAPNQIEHAERLPSERVYIVRSAPIEFSAEGGPHERYFILSFRDISEVRRIDRMRSDFVANASHELRTPLASLRGFIETIQGPAKNDLKAQARFLAIMFDQATRMSRLVDDLLSLSRLELKSHIAPDEKVDLVPLLGHVRDSLVPLAKDVGVDIDLHLPDGKVEVLGDRDELVQVFENLMENACKYGQEGKIVDVWLKNGAGEPVEVSIVDKGPGIPAEHVPRLTERFYRVSIEDSRSKKGTGLGLAIVKHILTRHRARLIVKSEVGKGTDFTVRF is encoded by the coding sequence TTGGCGCGCATCCGGCGCGAGCGGCCGGTGCTGCTGGCGGCGATCGTCAGCGCGCTCGCCGCGCTTGCCGCCGGCATGAACAAGTGGGTTGTGCTTGGCCTCCTGCTTATCATGATCGTCACCGCGCTTTTCAACGAGGCGCCCGTCATCAAGGACGAACCCGCTGAGCCGGTGGAGATTGCGCCGGAGGTGCCGCCGAGCCGCCTGCCTGAAGTGTCCGCCACGCTCGCCGGCCTCGATATCCCGGTCATGGTGCTGTCGGACGATGCCTCGGTGCTCTTCCAGAACCGGGCGGCCGAAAAGGCCTTCGGCGAGGTGGCGCTCGGCGCCCATATATCGGGCCGCATGCGCTCGCCCGGTGTGCTCGACATGGTGCGCGAAACCATCGCTACCAACGCCCCGAACCAGATCGAGCATGCCGAGCGGCTGCCCTCCGAGCGCGTCTATATCGTCCGCAGCGCGCCCATTGAATTTTCGGCCGAAGGCGGGCCGCATGAGCGCTATTTCATCCTCTCCTTCCGCGATATTTCAGAGGTCCGCCGCATCGATCGCATGCGCTCGGACTTCGTCGCCAATGCCAGCCATGAGCTGCGCACGCCGCTGGCGTCGCTCCGCGGCTTCATCGAGACCATCCAGGGACCGGCGAAAAACGATCTGAAGGCGCAGGCGCGTTTCCTCGCCATCATGTTCGATCAGGCGACGCGCATGAGCCGGCTGGTCGACGACCTGCTGTCGCTCTCGCGCCTCGAGCTGAAATCGCATATCGCGCCGGATGAGAAGGTCGATCTGGTGCCGCTGCTCGGCCATGTCCGGGATTCGCTGGTGCCGCTGGCAAAAGATGTCGGCGTCGATATCGACCTGCATCTGCCCGACGGCAAGGTCGAGGTGCTGGGAGACCGCGACGAGCTCGTCCAGGTGTTCGAGAACCTGATGGAAAACGCCTGCAAATACGGCCAGGAGGGCAAGATCGTCGATGTCTGGCTGAAGAACGGCGCCGGTGAGCCCGTCGAGGTCAGCATCGTCGATAAGGGACCGGGCATTCCGGCCGAGCATGTGCCGCGCCTGACCGAGCGCTTCTATCGCGTCAGCATCGAGGACAGCCGCTCGAAAAAAGGCACCGGCCTCGGCCTCGCCATCGTCAAGCACATCCTCACCCGCCACCGGGCGCGGCTGATCGTCAAATCCGAGGTCGGCAAGGGCACCGATTTTACGGTGCGGTTCTGA
- a CDS encoding aspartate aminotransferase family protein, whose amino-acid sequence MAEAAPLYDTYSRAPLRFERGEGVWLITEGGERYLDFGAGVAVTSVGHSNPHVVGALKEQADKVWHLSNIYEIPGQERLAKRLTDATFADKVFFTNSGAEALECAIKTARRYQFSKGHPERFHIITFEGAFHGRTLATIAAGGQEKYLEGFGPKAPGFDQVAFGDIDAVRAAITDATAAILIEPVQGEGGVRPATPEFMRALRQICDENGLLLILDEVQTGVGRTGKLFAHEWSGVTPDIMAVAKGIGGGFPLGACLATSEAASGMKAGTHGSTYGGNPLAMAVGGAVLDIILADGFLQQVRDVALVFRQGLASLKDRYPDVIEDIRGEGLLLGVKAAIPSAELLQAIRAAHLLGVPAGDNVIRLLPPLVVTAEEAREGLARIERAAESIRASKVKKTA is encoded by the coding sequence ATGGCCGAAGCCGCGCCGCTTTATGACACCTATTCTCGTGCCCCGCTGCGGTTCGAGCGAGGCGAGGGCGTATGGCTGATCACCGAAGGCGGCGAGCGTTATCTCGATTTCGGCGCCGGTGTTGCCGTCACCTCGGTCGGCCACAGCAACCCGCACGTGGTCGGCGCCTTGAAGGAACAGGCCGACAAGGTCTGGCACCTCTCCAACATCTATGAGATCCCCGGCCAGGAACGCCTGGCCAAGCGGCTGACGGACGCGACCTTCGCCGACAAGGTGTTCTTCACCAATTCGGGCGCCGAGGCGCTCGAATGCGCGATCAAGACGGCGCGCCGCTATCAGTTTTCCAAGGGCCATCCCGAGCGCTTCCATATCATCACCTTCGAAGGCGCCTTCCATGGGCGCACGCTGGCGACGATCGCCGCCGGCGGCCAGGAGAAATATCTCGAAGGCTTCGGCCCCAAGGCGCCGGGCTTCGATCAGGTGGCATTCGGCGACATCGACGCGGTCCGGGCCGCCATCACCGACGCCACCGCGGCAATCCTCATCGAGCCGGTGCAGGGCGAGGGCGGTGTGCGCCCCGCCACCCCCGAATTCATGAGGGCGCTGCGACAGATCTGCGACGAAAACGGCCTGCTGCTGATCCTCGACGAGGTCCAGACCGGCGTCGGCCGCACCGGCAAGCTTTTCGCCCATGAGTGGTCGGGCGTCACCCCCGACATCATGGCGGTCGCCAAGGGCATCGGCGGCGGTTTCCCGCTCGGCGCCTGCCTGGCCACTTCGGAGGCCGCCTCGGGCATGAAGGCCGGCACGCACGGCTCGACCTATGGCGGCAATCCGCTGGCCATGGCCGTCGGCGGCGCCGTGCTCGACATCATCCTAGCCGATGGCTTCCTCCAGCAGGTGCGTGACGTCGCCCTCGTTTTCCGTCAGGGGCTGGCCTCGCTGAAGGATCGGTATCCCGATGTGATCGAGGATATCCGAGGCGAGGGGCTGCTGCTCGGCGTCAAGGCTGCTATTCCCTCGGCCGAACTGCTGCAGGCGATCCGCGCCGCGCATCTGCTCGGCGTGCCCGCCGGCGACAACGTCATCCGCCTTCTCCCGCCCCTCGTCGTCACCGCCGAGGAAGCCCGCGAGGGCCTTGCCCGCATCGAGCGCGCCGCCGAGAGCATCCGCGCCTCCAAGGTCAAGAAGACGGCTTGA
- a CDS encoding substrate-binding domain-containing protein: MNTFKLTVAALAATAAFAGAAVARDQIQVAGSSTVLPYAKIVAESFGETFTNFKTPVVESGGTGAGLKEFCKGVGEDTIDIANASRPINKNEAEACKAAGVTDIQEVKIGYDGIVFATDSSNPDVAYVPADIYKALAAQVVVDGKLVANPYKKWSDVNPKLPAVDIAAYIPGEKHGTREVFEQNVLAAGCKASGALDVIAKEISDKAAQTKACVAVRKDGAAVDIDGDYPETLARIAANKTGVGVFGLSFYENNADKLKVATMSGIVPSTETIANGTYPVSRPLFFYVKKAHLGAVPGLKEYVNFFVSDQMIGPDSPLVEYGLVAAPDAERDAIRKDVEAGKSM; encoded by the coding sequence ATGAACACCTTCAAGCTCACCGTTGCCGCGCTCGCTGCAACCGCCGCTTTCGCTGGCGCTGCCGTCGCCCGTGACCAGATTCAGGTTGCCGGTTCGTCCACCGTCCTGCCTTACGCAAAGATCGTTGCCGAGTCCTTCGGCGAAACCTTCACCAACTTCAAGACGCCGGTCGTTGAATCCGGCGGCACCGGCGCTGGTCTGAAGGAATTCTGCAAGGGCGTTGGCGAAGACACCATCGACATTGCCAACGCTTCGCGTCCGATCAACAAGAACGAAGCCGAGGCCTGCAAGGCTGCCGGCGTGACCGACATTCAGGAAGTCAAGATCGGTTATGACGGCATCGTCTTCGCAACCGACTCGTCCAACCCGGACGTTGCCTACGTTCCCGCAGACATCTACAAGGCCCTCGCAGCCCAGGTCGTCGTCGACGGCAAGCTCGTCGCCAACCCCTACAAGAAGTGGTCGGACGTCAACCCGAAGCTTCCGGCTGTTGATATCGCTGCCTATATCCCGGGCGAAAAGCACGGCACCCGCGAAGTCTTCGAACAGAACGTTCTCGCTGCCGGCTGCAAGGCTTCGGGTGCTCTCGACGTCATCGCCAAGGAAATCTCCGACAAGGCCGCTCAGACGAAGGCCTGCGTCGCAGTCCGCAAGGACGGCGCTGCTGTCGACATCGACGGCGACTATCCGGAAACGCTCGCCCGCATCGCTGCCAACAAGACCGGCGTCGGCGTATTCGGCCTCTCCTTCTACGAAAACAATGCCGACAAGCTCAAGGTTGCGACCATGAGCGGCATCGTTCCGTCGACGGAAACGATCGCCAACGGCACCTATCCGGTTTCCCGCCCGCTGTTCTTCTACGTCAAGAAGGCACATCTCGGCGCCGTTCCGGGCCTGAAGGAATATGTCAACTTCTTCGTATCCGACCAGATGATCGGCCCCGACAGCCCGCTCGTCGAATACGGCCTGGTTGCCGCTCCGGATGCCGAGCGCGACGCGATCCGCAAGGACGTCGAAGCCGGCAAGTCCATGTAA
- the pstC gene encoding phosphate ABC transporter permease subunit PstC, producing the protein MSTSIILLCLVVIGAAAYLVARSRASALAGGKSSALHSRPAYYGAYAAIWAVLPALIVICVWLSVSPGIIQSSVRSHFPEEVKAQAAVEQDLGYSMVATLARGLTMLTAEETAAVGTDPAALQAKLSEKGVPLAGQPLPYMLGAAKTLNAMSATSRLAMTAVVFILAVAGAFYALRAIAPRFRARNRVERVMLWGLLLASSIAILTTIGIVLSMLSEAARFFAAVPAADFFFGTVWDPRFAGAGSSSFGQFGLIPLLLGTLYIGLVAMLVAVPVGLFAAIYMAEYASPKLRGIAKPLLEVLAGIPTIVYGFFALVTVGPFLRDFSAQISGLLSGSYTNFIQAQSVLTAGIVMGIMLIPYVSSLSDDIITAVPRALRDGSLGLGATRSETIKKVVLPAALPGIVGALLMTASRAIGETMIVVLAAGVAARIQINPFEPMTTVTVKIVNQLTGDLEFTSPQTLVAFALGITLFCITLCLNIYALYIVRKYREQYE; encoded by the coding sequence ATGAGCACATCCATCATACTTTTGTGCCTTGTGGTGATCGGTGCCGCCGCCTATCTGGTCGCGCGCAGCCGGGCCTCGGCACTTGCCGGCGGCAAATCCTCTGCCTTGCATTCACGGCCGGCCTATTACGGCGCCTATGCGGCGATCTGGGCGGTTCTTCCCGCTCTCATCGTCATCTGCGTCTGGCTCTCGGTCAGCCCCGGCATCATCCAGTCCTCGGTTCGCAGCCACTTCCCTGAAGAGGTCAAGGCGCAGGCCGCCGTCGAGCAGGATCTCGGTTATTCCATGGTAGCGACGCTCGCCCGCGGCCTGACGATGCTGACCGCTGAGGAGACCGCAGCCGTCGGCACCGATCCGGCGGCACTGCAGGCCAAGCTCAGCGAAAAGGGCGTGCCGCTTGCCGGCCAGCCGCTGCCTTACATGCTCGGCGCCGCCAAGACGCTCAACGCCATGAGCGCAACGAGCCGCCTCGCCATGACGGCGGTGGTCTTCATTCTCGCCGTTGCCGGCGCCTTCTATGCGCTGCGCGCCATCGCGCCCCGCTTCCGCGCCCGCAACCGGGTCGAGCGCGTCATGCTCTGGGGCCTGCTGCTTGCCTCGTCGATCGCCATCCTGACGACGATCGGCATCGTGCTTTCGATGCTGTCGGAAGCCGCGCGCTTCTTTGCCGCCGTACCCGCCGCCGATTTCTTCTTCGGCACCGTCTGGGATCCGCGTTTCGCCGGCGCCGGCAGCTCATCCTTCGGCCAGTTCGGCCTGATCCCGCTCTTGCTCGGCACGCTTTATATTGGCCTGGTCGCCATGCTGGTTGCCGTGCCGGTCGGCCTGTTCGCCGCTATTTACATGGCCGAATACGCCTCGCCGAAGCTGCGCGGGATCGCCAAGCCGCTGCTCGAAGTGCTCGCCGGCATTCCGACCATCGTCTACGGCTTCTTCGCGCTCGTCACCGTCGGCCCGTTCCTGCGCGATTTCTCGGCTCAGATCAGCGGCCTGCTCTCCGGCAGCTACACCAACTTCATCCAGGCGCAGAGCGTTCTGACCGCCGGCATCGTCATGGGCATCATGCTGATCCCTTACGTTTCCTCGCTGTCGGACGACATCATCACCGCCGTGCCGCGGGCACTGCGCGACGGTTCGCTCGGTCTCGGCGCCACCCGCTCCGAAACCATCAAGAAGGTGGTTCTGCCGGCCGCTCTTCCCGGCATCGTCGGCGCGCTTCTGATGACCGCCTCGCGCGCCATCGGCGAAACCATGATCGTCGTGCTGGCCGCCGGTGTCGCCGCCCGCATCCAGATCAATCCCTTCGAGCCGATGACGACGGTGACCGTCAAGATCGTCAATCAGCTGACCGGCGACCTCGAGTTCACCTCGCCGCAGACGCTGGTTGCTTTCGCTCTGGGCATCACCCTGTTCTGCATCACGCTTTGCCTCAACATCTATGCGCTCTACATCGTGCGCAAATACCGGGAGCAGTACGAATGA
- the argF gene encoding ornithine carbamoyltransferase, with translation MAPKHFLDLSAVTSADLRTIMNDALARKQAFKAGKGDKPLAGKMLAMIFEKPSTRTRVSFDVGMRQLGGETLFLSGTEMQLGRAETIGDTAKVLSRYVDAIMIRTTEHSRLQELAEHATVPVINALTDDTHPCQIMADIMTFEEHRGPIKGKTIAWTGDGNNVLHSLVEGAARFGYRMNMAVPLGSEPKDHYLNWARNEGAEIMLCHDADRAVEGVDCVVTDTWVSMNQEHRARGHNVFQPYQVNAALMAKAGSDALFMHCLPAHRGEEVTDEVIDGPQSVVFDEAENRLHAQKSILAWCLGAI, from the coding sequence ATGGCTCCTAAACATTTCCTCGATCTATCGGCCGTCACCTCGGCCGACCTCAGAACCATCATGAACGATGCGCTCGCCCGCAAGCAGGCCTTCAAGGCTGGCAAGGGCGACAAGCCGCTCGCCGGCAAGATGCTGGCGATGATCTTCGAAAAGCCGTCGACGCGCACCCGCGTCTCCTTCGACGTCGGCATGCGCCAGCTCGGCGGCGAAACGCTGTTTCTATCAGGCACTGAGATGCAGCTCGGCCGCGCCGAGACGATCGGCGACACCGCCAAGGTGCTGTCGCGTTATGTCGATGCGATCATGATCCGCACCACCGAGCATTCCAGGCTCCAGGAGCTTGCCGAGCATGCGACGGTGCCTGTCATCAATGCGCTGACGGATGATACCCATCCCTGCCAGATCATGGCCGATATCATGACCTTCGAAGAGCATCGCGGCCCGATCAAGGGCAAGACCATCGCCTGGACCGGCGACGGCAACAATGTGCTGCATTCGCTGGTCGAGGGTGCCGCGCGTTTCGGCTACCGCATGAACATGGCCGTGCCCCTTGGTTCTGAGCCCAAGGATCACTATCTGAACTGGGCCCGCAATGAGGGCGCCGAAATCATGCTTTGCCATGATGCCGACCGTGCGGTCGAAGGCGTCGATTGCGTGGTGACCGATACCTGGGTCTCCATGAATCAGGAACATCGGGCCCGGGGTCACAACGTCTTCCAGCCTTACCAGGTCAACGCGGCCTTGATGGCGAAGGCCGGCAGCGATGCATTGTTCATGCATTGCCTGCCCGCGCATCGCGGTGAGGAAGTGACGGATGAGGTGATCGACGGCCCGCAATCCGTGGTCTTCGATGAGGCGGAAAACCGTCTTCATGCGCAGAAGTCGATTCTTGCTTGGTGCCTGGGCGCGATCTGA
- the phoU gene encoding phosphate signaling complex protein PhoU: MASTHIYSAYDDDLKFLSRRISEMGGLAEQMVAESVRALVNGDTALAQKVISDDVILDHAEREIGDKAIITIARRQPMAADLREIMGSIRIAADLERVGDLGKNTAKRVIAVQSTGVPRKLARGLEHLSELALVQLKEVLDVYTTRAADKASAIRERDNEIDAMYTSLFRELLTYMMEDPRNITSCTHLLFCAKNIERIGDHATNIAETIYYMATGAQPEGDRPKDDSANTVGAVTE; the protein is encoded by the coding sequence ATGGCATCGACACATATTTATTCTGCCTATGATGATGATCTGAAGTTCCTGTCCAGACGGATTTCCGAAATGGGCGGCCTGGCCGAGCAGATGGTCGCCGAATCCGTTCGCGCCCTGGTCAACGGCGACACGGCGCTCGCCCAGAAGGTCATCTCCGACGACGTGATCCTCGATCACGCCGAGCGCGAGATCGGCGACAAGGCGATCATCACCATCGCCCGCCGCCAGCCGATGGCCGCCGACCTGCGCGAAATCATGGGTTCGATCCGCATCGCCGCCGATCTCGAACGCGTCGGCGACCTCGGCAAGAACACCGCCAAGCGTGTTATCGCCGTGCAGAGCACCGGCGTTCCCCGCAAGCTCGCCCGCGGCCTCGAGCATCTGTCCGAACTGGCGCTCGTCCAGCTCAAGGAAGTGCTCGACGTCTACACGACGCGCGCCGCCGACAAGGCGAGTGCGATCCGCGAGCGCGACAACGAGATCGACGCGATGTACACCTCGCTGTTCCGCGAGCTCCTGACCTACATGATGGAAGATCCGCGCAACATCACCAGCTGCACGCATCTTCTCTTCTGCGCCAAGAATATCGAGCGCATCGGCGACCACGCCACCAACATTGCCGAGACCATCTATTACATGGCGACCGGCGCGCAGCCGGAAGGTGACCGTCCGAAGGACGACAGCGCCAACACCGTCGGCGCGGTCACCGAATAA
- a CDS encoding GcrA family cell cycle regulator — MNWTDERVEKLKKLWAEGLSASQIAAQLGGVSRNAVIGKVHRLSLPGRAKAGGTAATARTPKRNTSAPRAPNYASRIATRTVTRQQGATMLKEEIEIETVEEMEYVPKGNVVVPISRRLGLTELTERTCKWPVGDPLKDDFHFCGCESPDNSPYCSYHQKLAYQPINERRRAAARAS, encoded by the coding sequence ATGAACTGGACAGACGAGCGGGTCGAGAAACTCAAGAAGCTTTGGGCCGAAGGACTGAGCGCCAGCCAGATCGCGGCACAACTTGGCGGTGTCAGCAGAAACGCTGTGATCGGCAAGGTACACAGGCTGAGCCTTCCCGGCCGCGCCAAGGCCGGCGGCACGGCCGCCACGGCGCGGACGCCGAAACGCAATACATCTGCGCCGCGCGCGCCGAACTACGCCTCCCGGATCGCCACCCGCACCGTCACCCGCCAGCAGGGCGCGACGATGCTGAAGGAAGAGATCGAGATCGAAACGGTCGAGGAAATGGAATACGTGCCGAAGGGCAACGTGGTCGTGCCGATCTCGCGCCGCCTCGGCCTGACGGAACTGACCGAACGCACCTGCAAATGGCCGGTCGGCGATCCGCTGAAGGACGACTTCCACTTCTGCGGCTGCGAGTCCCCTGATAATTCGCCCTATTGCAGCTATCACCAGAAACTCGCCTACCAGCCAATCAACGAACGCCGCCGGGCGGCAGCGCGGGCCAGCTGA